DNA sequence from the Leptospira limi genome:
ATTTCGCGATAACCTAATCGCAAATATAATTTGCTCTCTGTTTTTTCTTTTCCATTGGCAAGTCGAGCCAGTCTGCCTAACTCAATTTCTAACTCTTCAATTTCGTCTTCCAAAACATTGATGTACAATTGTATGAGTAAACCTTGCGTTCTACGTAGTTCTGCGTATGAATTTCCCAAATCCATTTGTAAATGAAGGATTTCGGACTCTATGTGGTGTTGTACGCATCGTTTGAAGTATTTTTTTTGGTCTTCTGTCCCACGATTGCTGATTGTTGAATTTAAAATGCGAAGAAACTCGTAGTTATCCTTAAGTCCATAGCTAACACGAATTAACTGAGTCGCTTTAGAACTAGATTGGTCCGGCGTTGTCTCTCCCATTGCAATGAAGAGAAGCAGTAGTATTACCGAAAAACGTTTCATCTATGCAACTAGTTTCGGCCGTTCAGAGAAAACATTAGCATGATAAAAAAGAAAAGACATATACGTCTCATATTCTAGAATTATGTCGAGAGGAAACTGTGCAAAAGTTAGGATCATTACCCATTTCTCCCTTAGAAGCCATTGACCAATTAAAATTGGAGATGGACCAACCTGTCTGGGAAAATCGCCTCTTAGAATTGATGAAATTGGCAGCCAATAACGATAAAAACGTTTGGGCAATGATTTACCAAATTATCCGAGAAGCGGACTCAGGAAGGCTTTCCTGGGGTTACCATAAGGTTCTACTTTCGGGTATGGTTTATCTTTTATCCTATGTTGGAGATTCAAAGAGTTACCGTGTACTTTTGAATTATGTCAAATCTTTGGACCGTACCATTCCGATTGGCGCTATGGAATTGATATCCGATTTACTCCCTACTTTTGCCGAACTTGACATCCGAGAATTGTTTTCCATTGCATCAAATCAAGATGAACTCAAATCTGCATTCGGAGTTTTGGCTCTTTGTAAATTGAAGATGGAAAATCGTCTCTCTGACGAAGAAAAAACAAATTTAAAACTGTTTTTGTTGGAATACAAAAATTTGAAATATTATTTAAACGATATCATAGAACTTACCTTGGAACAATTGAACGAATCCGATACAAGTGAGTTCTTATCTGAACTTGATGGAATTATGTTATGAAAGCAGCTGTTTTACCACAAGGATCTAAATTCTTAGAGATCCAAGAATTAGAATTACCACCATTATTACCAAACCAAGTGAAAGTGAAGGTAAAAGCTTGTGGGATCTGTGGGTCAGACATTCATCTCATCTTACATGGAAAAATGAAGGCAACATATACTCCATGTGTTCCTGGTCATGAAACTTCAGGTGTGGTCACTGAGATTGGTGAACAAATCACAAAATTAAAAGTGGGTGACCGAGTTGTTGTGAGTGCAGGAACCTCTTGTGGGAAATGTAAACATTGTTTGGCGGGGAGAGAAAATCTTTGTGAACACATTGGAGTGATTGGTTTTAACCAAAGAGGTGGTTTTGCAGAATACATCCAAACAGAGGAAAGATACTTACATGTTTTGCCTGACGAAATTCCCTTTGCTGAAGGTGCAATCCTAGCTGATGCTGTCTCTACTCCTTACCATGCAATCAAATACCAAGGCGAACTGAAAGCAGGAGAGTCTGTTGCAATTATTGGTTGCGGAGGACTCGGAATCCATGCTGTTGCAATTGCCAAAGCACTTGGGGCAGGTAAAATTTTTGCAATTGATATTGATAGTGGAAGTTTAGAAAATGCAAAATCATATGGTGCCGACGAACTGATATTAGTCGAAAAAAATATGCAGGTGGGCAAGGTTCTAAAAGAAAAGTCTGGTGGGATTGACCTATTATGTGATTTTACAGGTTTTATGCCAAATATTGAAAGTTCTGTCCGAGCCATGAATCGTGGAGGAAGGATTGTATTAGTAGGCATCGGCAGAAACAAACTCGAAATTCCTATGCCATTTTTTCTCATCGAAAGACAAATCCGAATTACAGGTTCCTATGGATCAGATAGACGGGCCATCCCTGAACTCATACAACTTTATAAAGATAAAAAACTAAATCTGACAAAGTCCATCAGTGGAATTCACAAATTGGAAGATACAAATGAATACCTACATGCATTGGAAGAAAAAAAAGGAAATCCGATTCGTTTCATCATTAATCCGGAGCTTTAGCCAATTAAAATCTAAGGAATCTGCTATTTGATTTCTATGAGTAAAAAACTTAAATCATCCATTTGGTGTTTCCAACCATTGGAAAAACGAAATAAGGAATCTTGTAAGATACTCGATATATCTTGGATATTGTAGTAGCGATATTCCCATAACAATGATTTGAGCCTATCTTCGCCAAAACTTTCTCCATATTCATTTAATAAGTCAAAAATTCCATCTGTATAGAGTAATATTTTATCCTTAGGTTGGATCCATACAGTTTCTTCTGCATAAGATTGTTGGGAAAAAAGACCTAATGGTTTTCCCTTTGCAGTCAGTTGTATTACATCGTTTTCAGTGTTTCGAATTAGGTAAAAACTAGGATGCCCAGCATTGCTAAAAGTAGCTGTATATGATTCTGTATCGATAAAAAGATAAGAAGCGGTAATGAAGAGATTTTTTGTTTTTCCAACCAAGTGGCGATTCATCAGGTGAAATACCCTTGCTGGAAATTGTAAATAGGGGCCTGCACCTACAAATGCCATTTTAGACATGGCAGCTACCATTGCAGACGAAATTCCATGACCAGACACATCTGCGATTAAAAAAGCCCAATTGCCCATACTATCTTTTGTATGGTCAAAATAATCTCCTCCAACAGATTCCAAATTTTGAGAAAATCCAATGATACGAATTTTATCGTCCTCATTGTATTTAGAAGACAATAGTGATTTTTGTAAGGCATGTGCTAAGGCTAAATCTTTATCAATTTGAATCAATCGTTGGAGTTCTTTATTTTTTGTTCGCAATTCGGTGTTCATTCGATTGATTGAATGCAACAATTCCCAATAATGTTTGAACACATAATAACCAAAAAATCCCAACATTAGAAAAAAACCATAGTGAATGAATCGAATTTTGTAGTTCAAAATTTCTAAATCCACAAGTGTATCATGGAGTCCTGCAAAGACGATGACAAGGATGCCTAAGATAATTTCTCTAATTTGCCGATTCCCTTTCAAAAATACATATAAAGAAGATAAGATGGCTACGATTGCTTCCAATACAACAATCCAATTATAATCTTCCTCAC
Encoded proteins:
- a CDS encoding adhesin OmpL37 family surface protein — protein: MKRFSVILLLLFIAMGETTPDQSSSKATQLIRVSYGLKDNYEFLRILNSTISNRGTEDQKKYFKRCVQHHIESEILHLQMDLGNSYAELRRTQGLLIQLYINVLEDEIEELEIELGRLARLANGKEKTESKLYLRLGYREIAVAKQKLIIGKNIRPYLYLMKLQELAYSLKSLKQAEKYIVLLGLLHDSIDEFDKESRSFEAMANEVIRIIVNDKEKYLRLLYDSHFDSYGSLNYYEQIWKQPDLHELASGIPNFDPAYFRNPEEAKIPTFK
- a CDS encoding zinc-binding dehydrogenase, translating into MKAAVLPQGSKFLEIQELELPPLLPNQVKVKVKACGICGSDIHLILHGKMKATYTPCVPGHETSGVVTEIGEQITKLKVGDRVVVSAGTSCGKCKHCLAGRENLCEHIGVIGFNQRGGFAEYIQTEERYLHVLPDEIPFAEGAILADAVSTPYHAIKYQGELKAGESVAIIGCGGLGIHAVAIAKALGAGKIFAIDIDSGSLENAKSYGADELILVEKNMQVGKVLKEKSGGIDLLCDFTGFMPNIESSVRAMNRGGRIVLVGIGRNKLEIPMPFFLIERQIRITGSYGSDRRAIPELIQLYKDKKLNLTKSISGIHKLEDTNEYLHALEEKKGNPIRFIINPEL
- a CDS encoding PP2C family protein-serine/threonine phosphatase, which translates into the protein MKEVKPYKSFLVPIQFVLFFLLIFFIQNCFDLHSEGKQEIQLQQSIYLIDRYYYWSSEEILDPETIQESKWLPISDKSLGFKKKEKEFLYIKFSDQFIRQLQSPILFMEIALETFKVFQGKENVYISKEFDFIFPHLIPLSPEPKGFIYIQFQSRYKNFIGLDRDIIFKNHTKALIDLFMENLSKTFFSPILLVLSFIFMGFYFLRRKELIFLNFSILLLSASLIEVLNGFVGFSLRQYASYIIPITFLNFTFFPFAFLLFLISVFPPFFKKIFKLIAILHIFVFLLSMVRNYESGISFLNSEEDYNWIVVLEAIVAILSSLYVFLKGNRQIREIILGILVIVFAGLHDTLVDLEILNYKIRFIHYGFFLMLGFFGYYVFKHYWELLHSINRMNTELRTKNKELQRLIQIDKDLALAHALQKSLLSSKYNEDDKIRIIGFSQNLESVGGDYFDHTKDSMGNWAFLIADVSGHGISSAMVAAMSKMAFVGAGPYLQFPARVFHLMNRHLVGKTKNLFITASYLFIDTESYTATFSNAGHPSFYLIRNTENDVIQLTAKGKPLGLFSQQSYAEETVWIQPKDKILLYTDGIFDLLNEYGESFGEDRLKSLLWEYRYYNIQDISSILQDSLFRFSNGWKHQMDDLSFLLIEIK